In one Agathobacter rectalis ATCC 33656 genomic region, the following are encoded:
- the dapF gene encoding diaminopimelate epimerase: MKFTKMHGCGNDYVYVNLFEEKLDDPARVSIYVSDRHFGIGSDGLITIGPSDKADFRMRIYNADGSEAEMCGNGIRCVAKYVYDHKLTDKTEISVETGAGIKYLTLYVEENKVSQVRVDMGEPILTPGDIPVVKADGSAYSDDYRVIDEPISAGNREWHMTCVSMGNPHAVVFVDDVAGFELEKYGPLFENHKMFPKRTNTEFVEILSRNEAKMRVWERGSAETWACGTGTCATVMACILNKKTDNKVLVHLRGGDLTIEYIPETNHVFMTGPATEVFSGEIDII, from the coding sequence ATGAAATTTACGAAAATGCACGGCTGTGGAAATGATTATGTATATGTAAACCTTTTTGAAGAGAAGTTGGATGACCCGGCAAGGGTGTCAATATATGTCAGTGACAGGCATTTTGGAATAGGCTCAGACGGACTAATCACAATAGGTCCGTCTGATAAGGCAGATTTTAGAATGAGGATATATAATGCAGACGGTTCGGAAGCCGAGATGTGCGGAAACGGCATACGCTGCGTGGCGAAATACGTGTATGACCATAAACTTACTGACAAGACTGAAATATCGGTTGAGACAGGAGCAGGCATCAAGTACCTTACACTATATGTTGAGGAAAATAAGGTATCACAGGTGCGCGTGGATATGGGTGAGCCTATTCTGACGCCTGGGGACATTCCGGTTGTTAAAGCAGACGGAAGTGCTTATAGTGATGACTACAGGGTAATAGATGAACCGATTTCAGCAGGCAATAGAGAGTGGCACATGACCTGTGTTTCAATGGGAAATCCTCATGCGGTAGTGTTTGTCGATGATGTGGCAGGTTTTGAGCTTGAGAAATACGGTCCGCTTTTTGAGAATCATAAGATGTTTCCAAAGCGAACCAACACGGAGTTTGTAGAGATACTTTCAAGGAATGAGGCGAAAATGAGAGTATGGGAGAGGGGCAGCGCTGAGACATGGGCCTGCGGTACAGGAACCTGTGCGACCGTCATGGCATGTATACTCAACAAAAAGACTGACAACAAGGTGCTTGTGCATCTAAGGGGCGGAGATCTGACTATCGAGTATATACCTGAAACCAATCATGTGTTTATGACTGGCCCTGCTACTGAGGTTTTCTCAGGAGAAATTGATATCATATAA
- the dapA gene encoding 4-hydroxy-tetrahydrodipicolinate synthase, whose translation MSLFKGAGVALITPFNEDNSVNYEMLRTLVRRQIDGGTDAIIVCGTTGEPATMTEEEKLSVIKCVVDETAGQIPIIAGTGANCTQNVIDFSQKAEKLGVDGLLVVTPYYNKATQNGLYAHYAAIAGAVRLPIIMYNVPSRTGCNILPQTAARLGRNFENIVGIKEASGNISQVAKLKKLAGNDLDIYSGNDDQVIPILSLGGIGVISVLSNVMPAAVHDMVMEYLNGNIKSALDIQLKYLDLIEALFCEVNPIPVKAAMKLLGYNVGGLRLPLTELEDANRARLKESMEKLKEN comes from the coding sequence ATGTCTCTGTTTAAGGGCGCCGGAGTAGCGCTAATTACTCCTTTCAATGAGGATAACAGTGTAAACTATGAAATGCTTAGGACGCTGGTGAGAAGGCAGATAGACGGTGGCACTGATGCAATTATCGTGTGTGGCACGACAGGTGAGCCTGCCACAATGACAGAGGAAGAAAAGCTTTCGGTAATAAAATGTGTGGTAGACGAGACAGCCGGGCAGATTCCTATAATAGCGGGAACCGGTGCCAACTGCACACAAAATGTGATAGATTTCTCACAGAAGGCTGAAAAGCTTGGTGTAGACGGTCTGCTTGTTGTCACACCTTACTACAATAAAGCCACACAGAATGGTCTTTATGCGCACTATGCAGCGATAGCAGGGGCGGTTAGGCTTCCAATCATTATGTACAACGTACCGTCGCGCACAGGCTGCAATATACTTCCACAGACTGCGGCAAGGCTTGGCAGGAATTTTGAAAATATAGTAGGAATCAAGGAAGCGAGTGGCAATATATCGCAGGTTGCAAAGCTAAAGAAGCTGGCAGGAAATGACCTCGATATTTATTCGGGAAACGATGACCAGGTCATCCCAATACTCTCACTCGGTGGAATCGGTGTGATATCAGTGCTGTCTAATGTAATGCCCGCTGCAGTGCACGATATGGTAATGGAATACCTGAATGGAAATATTAAATCAGCACTTGATATCCAGCTTAAATACCTGGATTTAATAGAGGCACTGTTTTGTGAGGTGAATCCGATTCCTGTAAAGGCAGCTATGAAGCTTTTGGGATATAATGTGGGAGGACTTCGTCTGCCACTCACGGAGCTTGAGGATGCAAACCGGGCAAGGCTTAAAGAAAGCATGGAAAAACTAAAGGAAAATTAG
- a CDS encoding UDP-N-acetylmuramoyl-L-alanyl-D-glutamate--2,6-diaminopimelate ligase, with protein MKLEKLLERMDYKVLAGSTDIEISTLVYDSRKVEKASVFVCISGAVSDAHDFIPDVVKKGAAAVVVEKDVTPIEGVTYIKVDNTRLALACMSAAYFDYPAEKIKTIGITGTKGKTTTTYMVKSILESAGIKTGLIGTIESICGDKRIPSANTTPESYRVQELFKEMVDEGLDAVVMEVSSQALMLHRVSGFTFDIGVFTNLEPDHIGEHEHKDFADYMHCKSLLFRQCRLGIFNGDDEHLEGVMKGHTCQVETYGYKSTNNLIAENVELKKEHGALGVKYHVSGLLDFDVEVNVPGKFSVYNSLTAIAICHHFNVDKKAIGEALHHVSVKGRIEIVPVTKRYTLMIDYAHNAMALESLLTTLKEYEPGRLVCLFGCGGNRAKSRRYEMGEVSSRLADLTVVTSDNPRDEEPMDIINDILQGVHKADGEYVTIPDRKEAIRYCMENAKDGDIIVLAGKGHEDYQEIKGVKHHMDERELIADIIKENPDIRL; from the coding sequence ATGAAGCTTGAAAAATTACTTGAAAGAATGGATTATAAAGTATTAGCAGGAAGCACGGATATAGAGATTTCCACACTCGTGTATGACTCGCGCAAGGTGGAGAAGGCATCGGTATTTGTGTGCATATCGGGAGCTGTGTCAGATGCACATGATTTCATCCCTGATGTGGTAAAGAAAGGTGCAGCGGCAGTGGTTGTCGAAAAAGATGTGACTCCTATCGAAGGGGTGACATATATTAAGGTAGATAATACAAGGCTTGCACTTGCGTGTATGTCAGCAGCTTATTTTGATTATCCGGCCGAGAAGATAAAGACTATCGGTATTACAGGTACAAAGGGTAAGACCACTACCACATATATGGTAAAGTCAATTCTTGAGTCAGCCGGCATAAAGACAGGACTTATCGGTACAATAGAGTCTATATGTGGTGACAAGAGAATTCCGTCAGCAAATACCACACCTGAGTCATACAGAGTTCAGGAGCTGTTTAAGGAGATGGTGGATGAAGGCCTTGATGCAGTTGTTATGGAAGTGTCATCACAGGCTCTAATGCTTCACAGAGTATCGGGCTTTACCTTTGATATCGGTGTATTTACAAATCTTGAGCCTGACCACATCGGAGAGCATGAGCACAAGGATTTTGCAGACTACATGCATTGCAAGAGTCTTTTATTCAGACAGTGCAGGCTTGGTATCTTTAACGGAGATGATGAGCACTTAGAGGGTGTTATGAAGGGACACACATGCCAGGTGGAGACTTACGGCTACAAGTCCACAAACAACCTGATAGCAGAAAATGTTGAGCTTAAAAAGGAGCATGGAGCACTCGGCGTTAAATATCATGTATCAGGGCTTCTGGATTTTGATGTGGAGGTCAATGTGCCGGGCAAATTCTCAGTATACAATTCACTAACAGCCATTGCTATCTGCCATCATTTCAATGTGGATAAAAAGGCAATCGGGGAGGCTCTTCATCATGTGAGTGTAAAGGGCAGAATAGAGATTGTTCCTGTTACAAAGAGATATACCCTTATGATTGATTATGCACACAATGCGATGGCACTTGAAAGCCTTCTCACCACTCTTAAGGAGTATGAGCCGGGAAGACTTGTATGCCTGTTTGGCTGTGGCGGAAACAGGGCAAAGTCACGCCGTTATGAGATGGGAGAGGTGTCATCGAGACTTGCAGACCTTACTGTTGTCACATCCGATAATCCAAGAGATGAGGAGCCTATGGACATAATCAATGATATTTTACAGGGTGTACACAAGGCAGATGGAGAGTATGTGACAATTCCTGACCGTAAGGAGGCTATCAGATACTGCATGGAGAATGCCAAGGATGGTGATATCATAGTACTTGCAGGAAAGGGCCATGAGGATTATCAGGAGATAAAGGGTGTGAAGCATCACATGGATGAGAGAGAATTAATTGCTGATATAATAAAAGAAAATCCTGACATCAGACTTTAA
- a CDS encoding DUF4364 family protein, with translation MAEPFTIYKLTILYMLDKAGFPLSNTQISNFFLEKEYTDYFRVQEVIGDLVNADLINFESTHSNTQYTLTAAGKETLGFFKDKITDGIESDVKSFFTDNKLEFRQENSILADYYRTTDRKYAVRCQVRSESTTIIDLTLSVGTKEQAEAICSNWKNQNEDVYAYLMDMLLR, from the coding sequence ATGGCTGAGCCATTTACCATATATAAGCTGACAATTTTATACATGCTCGACAAAGCGGGCTTTCCGCTGTCAAACACACAGATTTCCAATTTCTTTTTGGAAAAAGAATACACCGACTACTTCCGTGTACAGGAGGTCATCGGTGATTTAGTAAATGCTGATTTAATTAATTTCGAGTCTACTCATTCCAATACACAGTACACTCTGACTGCTGCCGGAAAAGAGACTCTCGGTTTCTTCAAAGACAAGATTACCGACGGTATTGAGTCCGATGTAAAGAGCTTCTTTACGGACAACAAGCTCGAGTTCAGACAGGAAAACTCCATTCTTGCCGACTATTACAGGACAACTGACCGCAAATATGCAGTACGTTGTCAGGTACGCTCAGAGAGCACCACCATCATCGACCTGACTCTCTCAGTCGGCACAAAGGAGCAGGCCGAGGCCATCTGCAGCAACTGGAAGAATCAGAACGAGGATGTGTACGCATACCTCATGGATATGCTGCTTCGATAG
- a CDS encoding flavin reductase family protein, translating to MGKQNWKPGNMLNPVPAVMVSVTDKAGNNNIITVAWAGTVCTNPPMLSISVRPERFSYNMIKETGEFVVNLTTEELLRACDYCGVKSGRDVDKFKELHLTPLAMQHVSAVGISQSPVNIECRVRKIEELGSHTMFIADVVGVTVDDKYMDGTGKFHINDTGLVMYSHGEYFGFGDKLGSFGYSVRKTKK from the coding sequence ATGGGAAAACAAAACTGGAAGCCGGGCAATATGCTAAACCCGGTGCCGGCTGTGATGGTGAGTGTCACTGACAAGGCCGGAAATAACAATATAATAACAGTGGCATGGGCGGGGACGGTGTGCACCAATCCGCCTATGCTTTCAATATCTGTAAGGCCGGAGCGCTTTTCTTATAACATGATTAAAGAAACGGGAGAGTTTGTGGTTAATCTGACCACCGAGGAGCTGCTTAGAGCCTGCGACTACTGCGGAGTGAAAAGCGGCAGGGATGTGGATAAATTTAAAGAACTGCATCTGACACCGCTTGCGATGCAGCATGTGTCAGCAGTGGGAATATCACAAAGCCCGGTAAATATTGAGTGCAGGGTAAGAAAAATCGAGGAGCTCGGCAGCCATACAATGTTTATAGCAGACGTCGTCGGCGTGACAGTGGATGATAAATACATGGACGGGACCGGGAAATTTCATATCAATGATACCGGCCTCGTGATGTACTCGCACGGAGAGTATTTTGGTTTTGGAGATAAGCTCGGAAGCTTCGGCTACTCTGTAAGAAAAACTAAAAAATAA